The following coding sequences are from one Lysinibacillus sp. FSL W8-0992 window:
- a CDS encoding saccharopine dehydrogenase family protein translates to MGKALIIGAGGVASVVVHKCVQNSDVFEEICIASRTVSKCDALKEKLDGGKTKIHTAQVDADNTEELIELIKSFGPDVVINVALPYQDLTIMDACLATGVHYVDTANYEPPETAKFEYKWQWAYKEKFEKAGLTALLGSGFDPGVTGVFTAHAQKHEFDEIHYIDIVDANAGDHGYHFATNFNPEINIREITANGRYWKEGEWIETAPLEKKEVYNLPEIGPKDIYLLYHEELESIAKNIKGLKQIRFWMTFSEKYLTHLKVLENVGMTSIEPIEFEGQMIQPIHFLKAVLPDPASLGPRTKGKTNIGCIFRGLKDGKEKTYYVYNVCDHEECYNEVGSQAISYTTGVPAMIGAMLVMNGQWQKPGVWNVEEFDPDPYMDALNKWGLPWQESHNPELLDLEIDAKEHSR, encoded by the coding sequence TTGGGTAAAGCATTGATTATAGGAGCTGGCGGAGTAGCCAGTGTTGTGGTACACAAGTGTGTTCAGAATTCGGACGTATTTGAGGAAATTTGTATCGCAAGCAGAACTGTTTCAAAATGTGACGCTCTAAAAGAAAAACTAGACGGCGGAAAAACAAAGATTCATACTGCACAGGTAGACGCTGACAATACTGAAGAATTAATCGAGCTTATTAAAAGCTTCGGACCAGATGTTGTTATTAACGTAGCGTTACCTTATCAAGACTTAACGATTATGGATGCTTGCTTAGCGACAGGTGTGCACTATGTGGATACTGCAAACTACGAGCCACCTGAAACGGCAAAATTTGAATATAAATGGCAATGGGCTTATAAAGAAAAGTTTGAAAAAGCTGGCTTAACTGCGCTACTTGGTAGTGGATTTGATCCAGGCGTAACAGGCGTTTTCACTGCGCATGCTCAAAAACATGAATTCGACGAAATCCACTATATCGATATCGTAGATGCCAACGCTGGTGACCACGGTTATCATTTCGCAACAAACTTTAATCCAGAAATCAACATTCGTGAAATTACAGCGAATGGTCGTTACTGGAAAGAAGGCGAGTGGATTGAAACAGCACCACTTGAGAAAAAAGAAGTTTACAACTTACCGGAAATTGGACCAAAAGATATTTACTTGCTGTATCATGAAGAATTAGAATCAATTGCTAAAAACATTAAAGGTTTAAAGCAAATTCGATTCTGGATGACATTCTCTGAAAAATACTTAACACACTTAAAAGTACTAGAAAATGTAGGCATGACTTCAATTGAACCAATCGAATTCGAAGGTCAAATGATTCAGCCAATCCACTTCTTAAAAGCAGTATTACCAGATCCAGCATCACTAGGACCACGCACAAAAGGTAAAACAAATATCGGCTGTATTTTCCGTGGTTTAAAAGATGGCAAGGAAAAAACTTACTACGTATATAACGTATGTGACCACGAAGAATGCTATAACGAAGTTGGTTCACAAGCGATTTCTTACACTACAGGCGTACCAGCAATGATTGGTGCAATGCTTGTTATGAACGGTCAATGGCAAAAGCCTGGCGTTTGGAACGTAGAAGAATTCGATCCAGATCCATACATGGATGCTTTAAATAAATGGGGTCTTCCATGGCAAGAAAGTCATAATCCAGAATTACTTGACCTTGAGATTGATGCGAAGGAACATAGCCGATGA
- a CDS encoding tetratricopeptide repeat protein, giving the protein MIKQFNEQVQQVNELFVNGQVKESYNLAKALLVDEAFEADASFPTIQQHVALLEANGYANMPTPKAEKMKQSVERVDGSYPERDVLAAYIGSQDDEQFGKVVDELLAGSIEAQANAYYTMAEYFVLAEDPDKAMVQYAEAIKLQPNLALYWGAFAQFINRLEASPYLALRLIEEAIQLDSMNPRWYYIQGNIFFQLVASTKNLSYIPALEEALQKAQKRCSAKQVELKIEIAKSEDLLAQWKKQML; this is encoded by the coding sequence GTGATAAAACAATTTAATGAACAAGTACAACAAGTAAATGAATTATTTGTAAATGGTCAAGTAAAAGAAAGCTATAATTTGGCTAAAGCATTATTAGTGGATGAAGCATTTGAAGCAGATGCCTCGTTTCCAACTATTCAACAGCATGTGGCACTTTTAGAGGCAAACGGATATGCCAATATGCCAACACCTAAGGCTGAAAAAATGAAGCAAAGTGTTGAACGTGTTGATGGATCGTATCCTGAGCGTGATGTCCTCGCCGCATATATAGGAAGTCAGGACGATGAGCAATTTGGCAAAGTAGTTGATGAACTATTAGCGGGGTCAATTGAAGCGCAGGCGAATGCATACTATACAATGGCTGAATATTTTGTCCTTGCAGAAGATCCTGATAAAGCAATGGTGCAATATGCGGAGGCTATTAAACTACAGCCCAATCTAGCACTTTACTGGGGAGCATTTGCACAATTTATTAACCGTCTGGAAGCGAGCCCATATTTGGCACTTCGTCTCATTGAAGAGGCGATTCAGCTAGATAGTATGAATCCTCGTTGGTACTATATTCAAGGGAATATCTTTTTCCAGCTAGTGGCATCCACAAAAAATTTAAGCTACATACCTGCATTGGAGGAAGCTTTGCAAAAAGCGCAAAAACGTTGCTCTGCTAAGCAAGTTGAGTTAAAGATTGAAATTGCTAAGTCGGAGGATCTACTTGCTCAATGGAAGAAACAGATGTTGTAA
- a CDS encoding LysE family transporter yields MSLYVAYVLVGLAIAMPVGAITVEMTKQGLKNGFIHGWAVGLGGMTVDVVLVFALYMGLASILAMPIIQLPMWIIGAGFLFLLGLDSIKNADKDITLAGEKVTKSFFASYLNGLLVAISPGNLVFWVNVFGVVLAKSYNQGESASFLVIAAGILSGILLHDIGLMTIVSVTRKAMSRKMIKTLTMISGVLLIGFAGYFIYEFIQGIKMYR; encoded by the coding sequence TTGAGTTTATATGTTGCGTATGTATTAGTTGGACTGGCTATTGCAATGCCTGTTGGAGCCATTACTGTCGAAATGACAAAGCAGGGGTTAAAAAATGGCTTTATACATGGCTGGGCGGTAGGGCTTGGTGGTATGACGGTTGATGTAGTATTAGTTTTTGCCCTTTATATGGGACTTGCTTCTATATTAGCCATGCCGATAATTCAACTGCCAATGTGGATTATTGGAGCCGGTTTTTTGTTTTTACTTGGGCTAGATTCTATTAAAAATGCCGACAAGGATATTACGCTTGCAGGTGAAAAGGTGACAAAGTCATTTTTCGCCTCGTATCTAAATGGGTTGCTAGTGGCTATTTCGCCAGGAAACCTTGTTTTTTGGGTAAATGTATTCGGTGTAGTTCTAGCAAAATCGTATAATCAAGGTGAATCGGCAAGCTTCCTAGTAATCGCTGCTGGAATACTTAGTGGTATTTTACTGCACGACATAGGTTTAATGACAATTGTTTCGGTTACACGTAAGGCGATGAGTCGTAAGATGATTAAAACACTTACAATGATATCAGGAGTCTTATTAATTGGTTTCGCAGGTTATTTCATTTATGAGTTTATTCAAGGAATTAAAATGTACAGATAA
- a CDS encoding Cj0069 family protein — protein MNRKVIFFEVHGGTDKGPDGFRQDTMPMVNALKQRGQDAEVVFFDITKKEEIFEYVKEHGIAYVSRINPGNLEHEEEYFEMLRDLCATGVIGMPHPDAMIGYGSKDVLSKLVSTNLVPDDTFAYYTIDAFKAQFPTSLAITERVLKQNRGSTGEGIWRVKLVEPLAAGTTEVPLDAKIKCTEAKDNHVEYWKLGEFMTFCEQYITGTNGMLIDMRFLPRITEGEIRLFMLRDKPVHVVHKKPADSEDAFSATLFSGAQYRYDKPEDWEELVQNFLTQLPLVTNLLGNYDLPLIWTADFMLDTNETGEDCYILGEMNCSCVGFTSELTLAHQVAEEILACIHEHREITA, from the coding sequence ATGAATAGAAAAGTAATTTTCTTCGAAGTACATGGAGGCACTGATAAGGGACCCGATGGCTTCAGACAAGATACAATGCCGATGGTAAATGCACTTAAACAACGTGGGCAAGATGCGGAAGTAGTGTTCTTTGATATAACAAAAAAAGAAGAAATTTTTGAGTACGTTAAAGAACATGGCATTGCCTATGTATCCCGTATTAACCCTGGTAATCTAGAACACGAGGAAGAATATTTTGAGATGCTTCGTGATTTATGTGCAACTGGTGTCATTGGCATGCCACATCCTGATGCAATGATTGGCTACGGTTCGAAAGATGTATTATCCAAATTAGTCTCTACAAATTTAGTACCTGATGATACATTTGCTTATTACACAATTGATGCATTTAAGGCACAATTCCCTACCTCCCTTGCGATCACTGAGCGAGTATTAAAGCAAAACAGAGGCTCAACTGGCGAAGGTATTTGGCGAGTAAAGTTAGTTGAACCGCTTGCTGCTGGTACTACAGAAGTACCACTTGATGCCAAAATCAAATGTACCGAGGCAAAAGATAATCATGTTGAGTATTGGAAGCTTGGCGAGTTCATGACATTTTGCGAGCAGTACATCACTGGCACAAACGGAATGCTAATTGATATGCGTTTCCTTCCACGTATTACTGAAGGTGAAATCCGCTTATTTATGTTGCGTGACAAACCAGTTCACGTGGTACATAAAAAACCAGCCGATAGTGAAGATGCCTTTAGTGCAACACTTTTCTCTGGTGCTCAATATCGCTACGACAAACCAGAGGATTGGGAAGAACTTGTACAAAACTTTTTAACACAACTACCTCTTGTAACTAACTTATTAGGCAATTACGACCTACCACTTATTTGGACAGCTGATTTCATGCTTGATACAAATGAAACAGGTGAAGATTGTTACATTTTAGGGGAAATGAATTGTTCATGTGTGGGCTTTACTTCTGAACTAACTTTGGCCCATCAAGTAGCAGAGGAAATTTTAGCTTGCATTCATGAACATCGTGAAATTACTGCATAA
- a CDS encoding DMT family transporter has product MNQQNKKKHIFGFILVILGASFWGIGGTVAQKLFQQEQIEVGWLVSSRLLLAGILLIAIYKITHRQHSIFVMWRTKKDAFRQILFSLLGMLAVQYTYMMSIAIGNSAVATLLQYLAPLFIIAFYIIQRHSKLTKQDGIAVTLTLTGTTLLLTNGSFSTLSVPMMSVIWGVLSGLSVAFYTLYAVPLLQQFHSLLVVGWAMLIGGSVMSIFYQPWHIDLSTWTIATSAYFFFIIIFGTMLAFWFYIASLHYLSPKETSLLGSLEPLTAVLTSVLWLQIPFGGFQMLGTLLILCMILYLTVFQKKQHDLG; this is encoded by the coding sequence ATGAATCAACAAAATAAAAAAAAACATATCTTTGGTTTTATTCTTGTCATTCTCGGTGCAAGCTTTTGGGGAATTGGTGGAACAGTCGCGCAAAAACTTTTCCAACAAGAACAAATTGAGGTTGGTTGGCTCGTTTCGAGTAGACTTTTGCTTGCAGGTATCCTGTTAATTGCCATCTACAAAATTACACATCGCCAACACTCCATCTTTGTCATGTGGCGAACAAAGAAAGATGCTTTTAGACAAATTCTGTTTAGTTTACTCGGCATGCTTGCTGTACAATACACATACATGATGTCAATTGCTATCGGCAATTCTGCTGTAGCGACTTTACTGCAATATTTAGCCCCTCTTTTCATCATCGCTTTTTATATCATACAAAGACATAGCAAATTAACGAAGCAAGATGGCATTGCAGTAACACTTACACTTACAGGTACTACTTTATTGCTGACAAATGGCTCTTTTTCCACACTTTCCGTTCCAATGATGAGCGTAATTTGGGGTGTGTTATCGGGGCTTTCGGTCGCTTTTTATACATTGTATGCTGTGCCACTTTTACAGCAATTTCATTCTTTACTTGTGGTCGGTTGGGCAATGTTAATTGGGGGTTCAGTAATGAGCATTTTTTATCAGCCTTGGCATATCGATCTTTCCACGTGGACCATTGCAACGAGCGCTTACTTTTTCTTTATCATTATTTTTGGGACAATGCTTGCCTTCTGGTTCTATATTGCAAGTTTGCATTATTTATCACCAAAAGAAACAAGCTTACTTGGTAGCCTGGAACCATTAACGGCTGTTTTAACAAGTGTGCTTTGGCTACAAATTCCCTTTGGAGGCTTCCAAATGCTTGGTACTTTACTTATTCTATGCATGATTTTATATCTTACTGTATTTCAGAAAAAGCAACATGACTTGGGATAA
- a CDS encoding AraC family transcriptional regulator — translation MALTHIKVAKDLQELTLHGSNAFPVALYETHLRVDRRDFLPLHWHKEIQFVYVVSGRVKYRVGADVLVLEEGDGLFVNAACLHEAQPYNVEQSKLFCINVDPKLLGGHEGSILTAKYVSPYVENNRLPFVKLSGELAQAVERTAQLLKDRNAYFEIQVWRTLLLIWESILMQSKLTVETMQSSIIVQHERAKEMLDFIHSHYQEKITLEMLAAHVFISRAECSRFFKKIVGITPFTYLLHYRLRKSIELLRDSEHSITFIASLTGFSTVSYYIERFKEYTGYSPHVYRKKFLAQQRSIE, via the coding sequence ATGGCACTAACGCACATTAAAGTAGCGAAGGATTTACAGGAATTAACGTTACATGGCTCCAATGCATTTCCAGTCGCATTATATGAAACGCATTTGCGGGTAGATCGCCGTGATTTTTTACCATTACATTGGCATAAGGAAATTCAATTTGTCTATGTGGTAAGTGGGCGTGTTAAATATCGTGTAGGTGCTGATGTATTAGTACTTGAGGAGGGAGATGGCTTGTTTGTCAACGCAGCATGTTTGCATGAAGCACAGCCTTATAACGTTGAACAGTCGAAGCTCTTTTGTATTAATGTAGATCCTAAATTATTGGGAGGACATGAAGGGAGTATATTGACAGCTAAATATGTGAGTCCATATGTAGAAAATAATAGACTGCCATTTGTGAAGCTTTCTGGAGAGCTTGCGCAAGCTGTTGAAAGAACGGCTCAGCTATTAAAAGACCGAAATGCCTATTTTGAAATTCAGGTGTGGAGAACATTATTATTGATATGGGAATCGATATTAATGCAATCAAAGCTAACAGTAGAAACGATGCAGTCATCTATAATTGTTCAACATGAGCGTGCAAAAGAAATGCTCGATTTTATCCATAGCCATTATCAAGAAAAAATAACGCTTGAAATGTTAGCTGCACATGTTTTTATAAGCAGGGCAGAATGTAGTCGTTTCTTTAAAAAAATTGTTGGCATCACACCTTTTACGTATCTTTTACATTATCGTTTACGAAAAAGTATAGAACTATTGCGAGATAGTGAGCATTCCATCACTTTTATTGCGTCGCTAACTGGCTTTAGTACAGTTAGCTACTATATTGAACGGTTTAAGGAGTATACGGGCTATTCACCGCATGTGTATCGTAAAAAATTTCTAGCACAACAACGTAGTATAGAATGA
- a CDS encoding beta-carotene 15,15'-monooxygenase, whose translation MIALKKKQNIWLVFLLVVLISNYSLYNTGLGLSILPAETAGVVVGSLLDFIIVIPVLFMLYKRKFSVKHAIVLAASGCIAARFIIPIDHLQPFVVVTWAGFAIEGALLVIELVFVTTLVYYMPKILRDVRVSALPDIFSFPQAVEKHAPKYPIIQLLCTDLLVLYYGFASWKRRERAGLTLHKNSSYIAFQMMMIHAIVIETIGIHWWLHDKSIILSILLLILNVYSVLFFIADMQAVRLNPIYTTNDSLYLSLGLMKRATIRFANIEKMEDDPERLKEKLSKDTIDFIARDFGEAYPQIMLKMKEPVEVTFMLGLKKSYNNVAIKADQVHELKELLQQGMENNEG comes from the coding sequence ATGATAGCCTTAAAAAAGAAACAAAATATTTGGCTTGTGTTTTTATTAGTTGTATTAATTAGTAACTACTCGCTTTATAATACCGGACTTGGTCTGTCCATTTTACCAGCCGAAACAGCAGGCGTTGTAGTCGGTTCATTACTCGATTTTATAATTGTTATACCAGTGTTATTTATGCTTTATAAACGAAAGTTTTCTGTTAAGCATGCGATTGTTTTAGCCGCTTCAGGCTGTATTGCTGCACGGTTTATTATTCCAATAGATCATTTGCAGCCGTTTGTTGTAGTAACATGGGCTGGATTTGCGATTGAAGGGGCACTACTCGTTATTGAGCTTGTATTTGTTACAACGCTTGTCTACTATATGCCTAAAATTTTAAGGGATGTACGGGTAAGCGCACTACCAGATATTTTCTCTTTTCCGCAAGCTGTTGAAAAACATGCACCTAAGTACCCTATTATTCAATTGCTCTGTACAGATTTACTCGTTCTTTATTACGGTTTTGCAAGTTGGAAGAGGCGAGAACGCGCCGGATTAACTTTGCATAAAAACTCCAGCTATATCGCCTTTCAAATGATGATGATTCATGCAATCGTCATCGAAACAATCGGTATACATTGGTGGCTTCATGACAAATCCATAATATTATCTATCCTATTGTTAATTCTTAATGTATACTCAGTCCTATTTTTCATTGCGGATATGCAGGCAGTTCGCCTAAATCCTATCTATACAACAAATGATTCACTTTATTTATCTTTAGGTTTAATGAAACGAGCGACTATTCGCTTTGCTAATATCGAAAAAATGGAAGATGACCCAGAACGGTTAAAAGAAAAATTATCGAAGGATACTATTGATTTTATCGCACGTGATTTTGGAGAAGCATATCCACAAATCATGCTGAAGATGAAAGAACCTGTGGAAGTAACGTTTATGTTAGGATTAAAAAAAAGTTATAACAACGTGGCGATTAAAGCCGATCAAGTACATGAATTAAAAGAACTACTACAGCAGGGAATGGAAAATAATGAAGGATGA
- the bioD gene encoding dethiobiotin synthase, which produces MQHFWVVGTDTDVGKTFVTTLLMRNLQKQGIHVTPYKPVQTGEVHDGEQSYYYDTTMYEKYSLQLLDRENLNGYSFKEAASPHFAAQLEGQQINTQRLLGQMQQLQQKWDVVICEGAGGLFVPLDSYGETTLLDVIVQSKLPVVVVTRTTLGTINHTLLTLEALSKRKIEVLGIVFNGDTGSGMEQDNIKTILRHHPLPFATLPKLKHISHIMDLAITDTSLFERLLKHETSIN; this is translated from the coding sequence ATGCAACATTTTTGGGTTGTTGGCACAGATACGGATGTTGGTAAAACATTTGTTACCACATTATTAATGCGAAATTTGCAAAAACAGGGCATACACGTGACGCCTTATAAGCCGGTACAAACTGGTGAAGTACATGACGGTGAGCAATCCTATTACTACGATACGACTATGTATGAAAAATATTCTTTACAATTGCTCGACCGAGAAAATTTAAATGGCTATTCGTTCAAAGAAGCGGCATCACCACATTTTGCGGCTCAGCTGGAGGGGCAACAAATAAATACACAGCGATTATTAGGTCAAATGCAGCAATTACAGCAAAAATGGGATGTTGTTATTTGTGAAGGGGCAGGAGGGCTTTTTGTACCGTTAGATTCATATGGCGAAACGACACTTTTGGATGTAATTGTTCAAAGTAAATTACCAGTAGTCGTTGTTACTCGCACAACACTTGGTACAATAAATCACACACTTTTGACGTTAGAAGCATTAAGTAAACGTAAAATTGAAGTTCTTGGCATTGTATTTAACGGTGACACGGGTAGTGGGATGGAGCAAGACAATATTAAAACGATTTTAAGGCATCACCCATTACCGTTTGCGACTTTACCGAAGCTGAAACATATATCGCACATTATGGACTTAGCTATTACGGATACATCATTGTTTGAAAGGCTGTTAAAACATGAAACAAGTATTAACTGA
- the bioA gene encoding adenosylmethionine--8-amino-7-oxononanoate transaminase: MKQVLTELQETDLQHVWHPCSQMKDYEDFPPIVIKKGQGVWLYDEKNHRYLDAVSSWWVNLFGHANPRISQALSEQAFTLEHVIFANFSHVPAIKLAQKLVALTPHSLQKVFFADNGSSAIEIALKMSFQYHMQIGKTTKKRFLALTDAYHGETLGALSVGGVDLYNEVYQPLLLDTVRAQGPDCFRCPFNKNSQNCDAQCIQFVEEELITHHKEITAVIIEPLIQAAAGMKMYPVIYLQRLRELCTAYDVHLIADEIAVGFGRTGTLFACEQAEISPDFMCLSKGLTGGYLPLSVVLTTNEVYQAFYDDYATMKAFLHSHSYTGNTLACRVALEVLSMFEEEHYIDIVQDKSERMRKLAVEAFSDLPFVGEYRQVGFVGAIELVANREMKEPLPSEERIGYQIYKRALKKGLLIRPLGNVLYFMPPYIITDEEMRFMIQTTKETIVQFFEERGNHACFNDNQRSHL, encoded by the coding sequence ATGAAACAAGTATTAACTGAGTTACAAGAAACCGATTTGCAACATGTATGGCATCCATGCTCACAAATGAAGGATTATGAGGACTTCCCACCAATTGTTATTAAAAAAGGGCAAGGTGTATGGTTGTACGACGAAAAGAATCATCGCTATTTAGATGCTGTTTCCTCCTGGTGGGTAAATTTATTTGGACATGCCAATCCACGTATTAGTCAAGCTTTAAGTGAGCAAGCCTTTACTTTGGAGCATGTAATCTTTGCAAATTTCTCACATGTTCCAGCGATTAAGCTCGCGCAAAAATTAGTAGCTTTAACACCACATAGTTTGCAAAAAGTATTTTTTGCAGATAATGGCTCATCCGCTATAGAAATCGCATTAAAAATGAGTTTTCAGTATCATATGCAAATAGGAAAAACGACGAAAAAACGATTTCTAGCATTAACAGATGCTTATCACGGCGAAACACTTGGCGCTTTATCAGTCGGTGGTGTCGATCTTTATAATGAAGTGTATCAACCACTATTATTAGATACAGTGCGAGCACAAGGGCCAGATTGTTTTCGTTGCCCTTTCAATAAAAATTCGCAAAATTGTGATGCCCAATGTATTCAATTCGTTGAAGAAGAGCTAATTACACATCATAAGGAAATTACAGCGGTCATAATTGAGCCACTTATTCAAGCAGCGGCAGGCATGAAAATGTATCCAGTTATTTATTTACAGCGTTTACGGGAGTTATGTACAGCATACGATGTCCATCTAATAGCAGATGAAATTGCGGTTGGCTTCGGTCGAACAGGTACTCTCTTTGCCTGCGAACAAGCTGAAATTTCGCCAGATTTTATGTGCTTGTCAAAGGGCTTAACAGGTGGTTATTTACCGCTTTCGGTCGTGTTAACAACAAATGAAGTATATCAAGCATTTTATGATGATTATGCGACGATGAAAGCATTTTTACATTCGCATAGTTATACGGGGAATACTCTTGCTTGCCGCGTTGCACTTGAAGTATTGTCGATGTTTGAAGAAGAGCATTACATAGACATTGTGCAAGACAAAAGTGAACGCATGCGTAAGCTAGCAGTAGAGGCTTTTAGTGATTTGCCTTTTGTTGGCGAATATCGGCAAGTAGGCTTTGTCGGGGCAATAGAGCTAGTGGCGAATCGCGAAATGAAAGAGCCATTACCGAGTGAGGAGCGTATCGGCTATCAAATATATAAAAGAGCATTAAAAAAAGGATTACTTATTCGTCCACTAGGGAATGTTTTGTACTTTATGCCACCTTATATTATAACGGATGAAGAAATGCGATTTATGATTCAAACAACAAAAGAAACAATTGTTCAATTTTTTGAAGAACGGGGGAATCATGCATGTTTCAACGACAATCAACGCTCTCACTTGTAA
- a CDS encoding biotin transporter BioY → MFQRQSTLSLVMIAVFAALTAVGAFIKIPLPVVPFTLQIVFVFLAGCLLGGRNGFLSQLVYIGIGLAGMPVFTQGGGITYVLQPTFGYLIGFALAALVIGFLINRVEVPSKKHFIGANIVGLIIIYAVAVPYLYMALNVWLNMKSSWSHVFLVGFLNSIVADFCLAIASAFLAERLYKVFRSARALKLVRVEKENVQ, encoded by the coding sequence ATGTTTCAACGACAATCAACGCTCTCACTTGTAATGATAGCGGTGTTTGCTGCTTTAACAGCTGTTGGGGCATTTATTAAAATACCACTTCCTGTAGTGCCGTTTACATTACAAATTGTTTTTGTTTTTTTGGCAGGTTGCTTACTTGGTGGTCGCAATGGATTTCTAAGTCAGCTCGTTTACATAGGAATTGGTTTAGCAGGCATGCCAGTTTTTACCCAAGGAGGAGGCATTACATATGTATTGCAACCGACTTTTGGTTACTTAATAGGCTTCGCACTTGCAGCATTAGTGATTGGTTTTCTAATTAATCGAGTAGAGGTGCCATCGAAAAAACACTTCATCGGTGCAAATATTGTTGGGCTTATCATTATTTATGCAGTAGCTGTGCCTTATTTATATATGGCATTGAATGTATGGTTAAACATGAAATCAAGCTGGTCTCATGTTTTCTTAGTAGGTTTTCTTAATAGTATTGTTGCAGACTTTTGCCTAGCGATTGCCTCTGCCTTTTTAGCAGAACGGTTATATAAAGTATTTCGTTCCGCTAGAGCTTTAAAACTTGTGCGAGTTGAAAAGGAGAATGTTCAATGA
- the bioB gene encoding biotin synthase BioB, with product MNWLQLADEVIAGKIISNDEALAILNSDDDDILKLMDGAFAIRKHYYGKKVKLNMIMNAKSGYCPEDCGYCSQSSKSTAPIDKYPFITKEEILAGAKRAFENKIGTYCIVASGRGPTRKDVNVVSEAVEEIKAQYGLKVCACLGLLKEEQAQQLKEAGVDRYNHNLNTSARHHSYITTTHTYEDRVNTVEVVKKHGISPCSGAIIGMKETKEDVVEIARALHQLDADSIPVNFLHAIDGTKLEGTQELNPRYCLKVLALFRYINPTKEIRISGGREVNLGSLQPFGMYAANSIFVGDYLTTAGQEVNSDYRMLEDLGFEIELTQKQEEVFC from the coding sequence ATGAATTGGTTACAGTTAGCAGATGAAGTGATTGCGGGCAAAATTATTAGTAATGACGAGGCGCTTGCCATTTTAAATAGTGATGACGATGACATTTTAAAACTAATGGACGGTGCCTTTGCCATTCGTAAGCATTATTACGGTAAAAAAGTAAAATTAAATATGATCATGAATGCAAAGAGTGGCTATTGTCCAGAAGATTGTGGGTATTGCTCGCAGTCATCTAAGTCGACAGCGCCTATTGACAAATATCCATTCATTACGAAGGAGGAAATATTAGCAGGGGCAAAACGCGCGTTTGAAAATAAAATAGGAACCTACTGCATCGTAGCAAGCGGACGTGGACCGACTCGTAAAGATGTCAATGTAGTGAGTGAAGCAGTTGAAGAAATTAAAGCGCAATACGGCTTAAAAGTTTGTGCATGTCTTGGATTACTGAAAGAAGAGCAGGCACAACAACTAAAAGAAGCAGGTGTGGATCGCTACAATCATAATTTAAATACATCTGCACGCCATCATTCTTATATTACGACTACACACACGTATGAAGATCGTGTAAATACGGTTGAGGTTGTGAAAAAACATGGTATTTCTCCATGCTCAGGGGCCATTATTGGGATGAAGGAAACAAAAGAGGATGTCGTGGAGATTGCTCGTGCCCTGCACCAATTGGATGCAGATTCGATTCCGGTAAACTTCCTACATGCGATTGATGGGACGAAGCTAGAAGGAACACAGGAGTTAAATCCTCGCTATTGTTTAAAAGTTTTAGCGTTATTCCGTTATATAAATCCAACGAAGGAAATTCGCATTTCTGGAGGGCGCGAAGTAAATTTAGGTTCTCTTCAGCCATTCGGAATGTATGCAGCAAATAGTATCTTTGTCGGGGATTATTTAACGACTGCAGGGCAGGAAGTGAATAGTGATTATCGCATGCTCGAAGATTTAGGCTTTGAAATAGAACTTACACAAAAGCAAGAAGAAGTGTTTTGTTAA